One genomic region from Ochotona princeps isolate mOchPri1 chromosome 5, mOchPri1.hap1, whole genome shotgun sequence encodes:
- the EEF1B2 gene encoding elongation factor 1-beta — MGFGDLKSPAGLQVLNDYLADKSYIEGYVPSQADVAVFEAVSSPPPADLCHALRWYNHIKSYEKEKASLPGVKKALGKYGPADVEDTTGSGGTDGKDDDDIDLFGSDDEEESEEAKKLREERLAQYESKKAKKPALVAKSSILLDVKPWDDETDMAKLEECVRSIQADGLVWGSSKLVPVGYGIKKLQIQCVVEDDKVGTDMLEEQITAFEDYVQSMDVAAFNKI; from the exons ATGGGGTTCGGAGACCTGAAAAGCCCTGCCGGCCTCCAGGTGCTCAACGATTACCTGGCGGACAAGAGCTACATCGAGGG GTATGTGCCATCCCAAGCTGATGTGGCAGTATTCGAAGCCGTGTCGAGCCCACCGCCTGCCGACTTGTGTCATGCCCTGCGCTGGTATAATCACATCAAGTCCTACGAGAAGGAGAAGGCCAG cttgCCAGGAGTGAAAAAAGCTTTGGGCAAGTATGGCCCTGCAGATGTGGAAGACACCACGGGAAGTGGAGGCACAGATGGTAAAGACGACGACGACATTGACCTCTTTGGGTCCGACGATGAGGAG GAAAGTGAAGAGGCGAAGAAGCTAAGGGAAGAACGGCTTGCTCAGTACGAGTCTAAGAAAGCCAAAA AACCTGCACTTGTTGCCAAGTCTTCCATCTTGCTAGATGTGAAACCTTGGGATGATGAAACAGATATGGCAAAATTGGAGGAGTGTGTCAGGAGTATTCAAGCAGACGGCTTGGTCTGGGGCTCCT CTAAACTAGTGCCCGTGGGCTATGGGATTAAGAAGCTGCAGATACAGTGCGTGGTTGAAGATGACAAGGTGGGGACGGACATGCTGGAGGAGCAGATCACGGCTTTTGAGGACTACGTGCAGTCCATGGACGTGGCTGCCTTCAACAAGATCTAA